A window of the Eulemur rufifrons isolate Redbay chromosome 6, OSU_ERuf_1, whole genome shotgun sequence genome harbors these coding sequences:
- the TUT1 gene encoding speckle targeted PIP5K1A-regulated poly(A) polymerase, whose amino-acid sequence MAALDSDVESLPRGGFRCCLCHVTTANRPSLDAHLGGRKHRHLVELRAARKAQGLRSVFVSGFPKDVDSAQLSEYFQAFGPVASVVMDKDKGVFAIVEMGDVGAREAVLSQSQHSLGGHRLRVRPREQKEFQSPASRSPKGAAPDSQQLAKALAEAPDVGTQMLKLVGLRELSEAERHLRSLVVALMQEVFTEFFPGCVVHPFGSSINSFDVHGCDLDLFLDLGDLEEPQPAPKPPESPSLDSALASPLDPQALACTPTSPPDSQPPASPQDSEALDFETPSSSLAPQTPDSALASETLASPQSLPPASPLQEDRGEGDLGKALELAETPKGEKTEGGAMLELVGSILRGCVPGVYRVQTVPSARRPVVKFCHRPSGLHGDVSLSNRLALHNSRFLSLCSELDGRVRPLVYTLRCWAQGRGLSGSGPLLNNYALTLLVIYFLQTRDPPVLPTVSQLTQKAGEGEQVEVDGWDCSFPRDASRLEPSTNVEPLSSLLAQFFSCVSCWDLRGSLLSLREGQALPVAGVLSSNLWEGLRLGSMNLQDPFDLSHNVAANVTSRVAGRLQNCCRVAANYCRSLQYQRRSSRGREWGLLPLLQPSSPSSILSATPIPFPPAPFTQLTAALVRVFREALGCHIEQGTKRPRSEGGGTEESPQGGTSKRLKLDGQKKSCKEGKEVEQGHAGDHGEDGVEEMVIEVGEMVQDWAMRSPVQPAEPPLMSGRHLATGEEGQPGHAALAEQGPKGLEAAQEGSKGETVKGPSLSSVSWRCALWHRVWQGRRRARRRLQQQTKEGGGGEAGTGAEWLTTEARVTQELRGLSSGEQRPETEPLLTFVVSASQADQTLTVTPLQDSKGLFPDLHHFLQVFLPQAFQNLT is encoded by the exons ATGGCGGCGCTGGATTCGGATGTCGAATCACTGCCGCGTGGGGGTTTCCGCTGCTGCCTCTGCCACGTTACTACAGCCAACC GACCCAGCCTAGATGCCCACTTGGGAGGCCGAAAGCACCGGCACCTGGTAGAACTACGAGCTGCGAGAAAGGCCCAGGGACTTCGAAGTGTGTTTGTTAGTGGCTTTCCCAAGGATGTGGATTCTGCTCAGCTCTCTGAGTACTTCCAGGCATTTGGACCCGTGGCCAGTGTCGTCATGGACAAGGACAAG GGAGTGTTTGCCATCGTGGAGATGGGGGACGTGGGTGCTCGGGAGGCTGTCTTATCACAGTCCCAGCACAGCCTAGGAGGACATCGCCTGCGTGTCCGGCCACGGGAGCAGAAGGAGTTCCAGAGCCCGGCCTCCAGATCCCCCAAAGGAGCGGCCCCTGACAGTCAGCAGCTGGCCAAAGCACTAGCCGAGGCCCCAGATGTGGGGACACAAATGCTAAAGCTCGTGGGGCTGAGGGAGTTGTCTGAGGCTGAGCGGCACCTTCGGAGCCTTGTGGTGGCTCTGATGCAGGAGGTCTTCACAGAGTTCTTTCCTG GCTGTGTGGTCCATCCTTTTGGCTCTTCCATAAACAGCTTTGATGTCCATGGCTGTGATCTTGACCTCTTCTTGGATCTGGGTGACTTGGAAGAGCCCCAG CCAGCTCCAAAGCCTCCAGAATCTCCATCCTTGGACTCGGCCCTCGCTTCCCCACTGGATCCTCAAGCCTTGGCCTGTACCCCGACCTCCCCTCCAGACTCGCAGCCTCCAGCTTCTCCCCAAGATTCCGAAGCCCTGGACTTTGaaactccttcctcttccctggcaCCCCAGACTCCGGACTCTGCTTTGGCCTCTGAGACCCTCGcctctccccagtccctgcctccagcctcaccACTCCAGGAGGACAGAGGAGAGGGGGACCTGGGGAAGGCCCTGGAACTAGCAGAAAccccaaagggggaaaaaacagaggGGGGAGCAATGCTGGAGCTGGTGGGATCTATTCTCCGGGGCTGTGTCCCTGGGGTGTACCGAGTCCAAACTGTACCCTCTGCCCGGCGCCCTGTGGTCAAGTTCTGCCATCGGCCTTCAGGTCTCCACGGTGACGTCTCCCTCAGTAACCG GCTGGCCCTGCATAACTCCCGTTTCCTGAGTCTCTGTTCTGAGCTGGATGGGCGAGTTCGGCCCCTCGTGTACACCCTCCGCTGCTGGGCTCAGGGTCGGGGTCTGTCAG GGAGCGGCCCCCTTCTCAATAACTACGCCCTGACCTTGCTCGTGATCTATTTTCTTCAGACCAGGGACCCTCCTGTGTTGCCCACTGTGTCCCAGCTCACCCAGAAAGCAG GTGAGGGGGAACAGGTGGAAGTTGATGGCTGGGACTGTAGTTTCCCCAGGGATGCCTCGAGACTGGAGCCCAGCACCAATGTGGAGCCCCTCA gtTCCCTACTGGCCCAGTTCTTCTCCTGCGTCTCTTGTTGGGATCTTCGTGGCTCACTGCTGTCCCTGCGGGAGGGTCAGGCACTGCCTGTGGCAGGGGTCCTGTCCTCTAATCTCTGGGAGGGTCTGCGCCTTGGCTCCATGAATCTCCAGGACCCTTTTGATCTGAGTCACAATGTTGCAGCCAATGTGACCAGCCGGGTGGCTGGGCGGCTACAGAACTGCTGCCGAGTGGCAGCCAATTACTGCCGAAGCCTCCAGTACCAGCGCCGTTCGTCCCGGGGTCGGGAGTGGGGGTTGCTCCCCCTACTGCAGCCCAGCTCCCCGAGCTCCATACTGTCTGCTACACCGATCCCCTTTCCCCCGGCTCCCTTCACCCAGCTCACTGCTGCCCTGGTCCGGGTGTTCAGGGAAGCATTGGGGTGCCACATAGAACAGGGAACCAAGAGACCACGGTCAGAAGGAGGTGGAACTGAGGAGTCTCCCCAGGGAGGGACAAGCAAAAGATTGAAACTAGATGGACAGAAAAAGAGCTGCAAGGAGGGGAAAGAGGTGGAGCAGGGACATGCAGGGGACCACGGTGAAGATGGGGTAGAAGAAATGGTTATAGAGGTTGGAGAGATGGTGCAGGACTGGGCTATGCGGAGCCCTGTGCAGCCAGCGGAGCCACCCCTGATGAGTGGCAGGCATCTAGCCACTGGAGAAGAGGGGCAGCCAGGCCATGCGGCACTGGCAGAGCAGGGCCCCAAGGGACTTGAAGCAGCCCAAGAAGGGTCTAAAGGTGAGACAGTGAAGGGGCCATCACTCTCCTCAGTGAGCTGGCGCTGTGCCTTGTGGCACCGAGTGTGGCAGGGGCGGCGGCGTGCCCGGAGACGCTTGCAGCAGCAAACCAAGGAAGGAGGCGGTGGCGAGGCTGGCACAGGAGCAGAGTGGTTGACAACTGAGGCTCGGGTAACCCAGGAGCTGAGAGGACTGAGCAGTGGTGAACAGAGGCCAGAGACTGAGCCCCTCCTCACCTTTGTGGTGTCTGCGTCCCAGGCCGACCAGACACTCACTGTGACCCCGCTCCAGGATTCCAAAGGCCTGTTCCCTGATCTCCATCATTTCTTACAGGTTTTCCTCCCTCAGGCATTTCAAAATCTCACATGA